One segment of Salvelinus alpinus chromosome 1, SLU_Salpinus.1, whole genome shotgun sequence DNA contains the following:
- the LOC139539963 gene encoding hemoglobin subunit alpha-4-like, translated as MSLSPKDKANVKAIWGKILPKSDEIGEQALSRMLVVYPQTKAYFSHWASVAPGSAPVKKHGITIMNQIDECVGNLDDLFGFLTKLSELHATKLRVDPTNFKILAHNLIVVIAAYFPAEFTPEIHLSVDKFLQQLALALAEKYR; from the exons ATGAGTCTCTCACCCAAGGACAAAGCCAACGTGAAGGCCATCTGGGGCAAAATCCTCCCTAAATCCGATGAGATTGGAGAACAGGCTCTTTCCAG GATGCTTGTTGTCTACCCCCAGACCAAGGCCTACTTCTCCCACTGGGCTTCCGTGGCCCCCGGTTCCGCTCCAGTGAAGAAGCACGGCATCACCATCATGAATCAGATCGATGAATGTGTTGGCAACTTGGACGATCTCTTTGGTTTCTTGACCAAGCTCAGTGAACTGCACGCCACCAAGCTGAGGGTGGACCCCACCAACTTCAAG ATCCTGGCTCACAACCTGATTGTGGTCATTGCCGCCTACTTCCCCGCCGAATTCACCCCCGAGATCCATTTGTCCGTGGACAAGTTCCTGCAGCAACTGGCTCTGGCCCTGGCGGAGAAGTACCGCTAA
- the LOC139540215 gene encoding hemoglobin subunit alpha-like, whose translation MSLTAKDKSVVKAFWGKISGKADVLGAEALGRMLTAYPQTKTYFSHWADLSPGSAPVKKHGGIIMGAIGNAVGLMDNLVGGLSALSDLHAFELRVDPGNFKILSHNILVTLAIHFPADFTPEVHIAVDKFLAALSAALADKYR comes from the exons ATGAGTCTGACAGCTAAGGACAAATCTGTGGTCAAGGCCTTCTGGGGCAAGATTAGTGGAAAGGCAGATGTTCTCGGCGCTGAGGCTTTGGGGAG GATGCTGACTGCTTACCCCCAGACTAAGACCTACTTCTCCCACTGGGCTGACCTGAGCCCCGGCTCTGCCCCAGTCAAGAAGCATGGAGGCATCATTATGGGTGCAATTGGTAATGCTGTCGGACTGATGGACAACCTCGTGGGAGGACTGAGTGCTCTCAGCGATCTGCACGCCTTCGAGCTGCGCGTTGACCCTGGAAACTTCAAG ATTCTGTCCCACAACATCCTTGTCACCCTGGCTATTCACTTCCCTGCGGATTTCACTCCCGAAGTGCACATTGCTGTGGATAAATTCCTTGCAGCCTTGTCCGCTGCCCTGGCTGACAAATACAGATAA
- the LOC139540275 gene encoding hemoglobin subunit beta-1-like: MVDWTDAEKSTISAVWGKVDINEVGPLALARVLIVYPWTQRYFGSFGDVSTPAAIMGNPKVAAHGKVVCGALDKAVKNMGNILATYKSLSETHANKLFVDPENFRVLADVLTIVIAAKFGASFTPEIQATWQKFMKVVVAAMGSRYF, from the exons ATGGTTGACTGGACAGACGCCGAGAAGAGCACCATCAGTGCTGTCTGGGGCAAAGTAGATATCAATGAGGTCGGACCACTGGCTCTGGCAAG AGTCCTGATCGTCTATCCCTGGACTCAGCGTTATTTCGGCTCTTTCGGAGATGTGTCCACTCCCGCAGCAATCATGGGCAACCCCAAAGTTGCTGCTCACGGCAAGGTCGTGTGTGGAGCTCTGGATAAAGCTGTGAAGAACATGGGCAACATCTTGGCTACATACAAGTCACTTAGCGAGACCCACGCCAACAAACTCTTCGTCGACCCTGAAAATTTCAGG GTGTTGGCTGACGTCCTCACAATTGTCATTGCCGCCAAGTTCGGAGCCTCTTTCACTCCTGAAATCCAGGCAACCTGGCAGAAGTTCATGAAAGTGGTTGTAGCCGCAATGGGCAGTCGGTACTTCTAA
- the LOC139539764 gene encoding hemoglobin subunit beta-like, translating into MVDWTDAERSAIVGLWGKISVDEIGPQALARLLIVSPWTQRHFSTFGNLSTPAAIMGNPAVAKHGKTVMHGLDRAVQNLDDIKNTYTALSVMHSEKLHVDPDNFRLLADCITVCVAAKLGPTAFNADTQEAFQKFLAVVVSALGRQYH; encoded by the exons ATGGTCGACTGGACAGATGCTGAGCGCAGTGCCATCGTAGGCCTGTGGGGAAAGATCAGCGTGGATGAGATCGGACCCCAGGCCCTGGCCAG ACTTCTGATCGTGTCTCCATGGACTCAGAGACACTTCAGCACCTTCGGCAACCTGTCCACACCCGCTGCCATCATGGGTAACCCCGCCGTGGCCAAGCACGGAAAGACCGTGATGCACGGACTGGACAGAGCTGTGCAGAACCTGGATGACATCAAGAACACCTATACTGCACTGAGTGTGATGCACTCCGAGAAACTGCACGTGGATCCCGACAACTTCAGG CTCCTTGCCGACTGCATCACCGTGTGCGTGGCCGCCAAGCTCGGTCCCACCGCTTTCAATGCTGATACTCAGGAAGCCTTCCAGAAGTTCCTGGCTGTCGTTGTGTCCGCTCTTGGCAGACAGTACCACTAG
- the LOC139540153 gene encoding hemoglobin subunit alpha-like produces MSLTAKDKSVVKAFWGKISGKADVLGAEALGRMLTAYPQTKTYFSHWADLSPGSAPVKKHGGVIMGAIGNAVGVIDDLVGGLSALSDLHAFELRVDPGNFKILSHNILVTLAIHFPADFTPEVHIAVDKFLAALSAALADKYR; encoded by the exons ATGAGTCTGACAGCTAAGGACAAATCTGTGGTCAAGGCCTTCTGGGGCAAGATTAGTGGAAAGGCAGATGTTCTCGGTGCTGAGGCTTTGGGAAG GATGCTGACCGCTTACCCCCAGACTAAGACCTACTTCTCCCACTGGGCTGACCTGAGCCCCGGCTCTGCCCCAGTCAAGAAGCATGGAGGCGTCATCATGGGTGCAATTGGTAATGCCGTCGGAGTGATCGACGACCTCGTCGGAGGACTGAGTGCTCTCAGCGATTTGCACGCCTTCGAACTGCGCGTTGACCCTGGCAATTTCAAG ATTCTGTCCCACAACATCCTTGTCACCCTGGCTATTCACTTCCCTGCGGATTTCACTCCCGAAGTGCACATTGCTGTGGATAAATTCCTTGCAGCCTTGTCCGCTGCCCTGGCTGACAAATATAGATAG
- the LOC139539902 gene encoding hemoglobin subunit beta-1-like: MVDWTDAEKSTISAVWGKVDINEVGPLALARVLIVYPWTQRYFGSFGDVSTPAAIMGNPKVAAHGKVVCGALDKAVKNMGNILATYKSLSETHANKLFVDPENFRVLADVLTIVVAAKFGASFTPEIQATWQKFMKVVVAAMGSRYF, encoded by the exons ATGGTTGACTGGACAGACGCTGAGAAGAGCACCATCAGTGCTGTCTGGGGCAAAGTAGATATCAATGAGGTCGGACCACTGGCTCTGGCAAG AGTCCTGATCGTCTATCCCTGGACTCAGCGTTATTTCGGCTCTTTCGGAGATGTGTCCACTCCCGCAGCAATCATGGGCAACCCCAAAGTTGCTGCTCACGGCAAGGTCGTGTGTGGAGCTCTGGATAAAGCTGTGAAGAACATGGGCAACATCTTGGCTACATACAAGTCACTTAGCGAGACCCACGCTAACAAACTCTTCGTCGACCCTGAAAATTTCAGG GTGTTGGCTGACGTCCTCACAATTGTCGTTGCCGCCAAGTTCGGAGCCTCTTTCACTCCTGAAATCCAGGCAACCTGGCAGAAGTTCATGAAAGTGGTTGTCGCAGCCATGGGCAGTCGGTACTTCTAA
- the LOC139540080 gene encoding hemoglobin subunit alpha-4-like → MSLSAKDKANVNAIWGKILPKSDEIGEQALSRMLVVYPQTKAYFSHWASVAPGSAPVKKHGITIMNQIDECVGNLDDLFGFLTKLSELHATKLRVDPTNFKILAHNLIVVIAAYFPAEFTPEIHLSVDKFLQQLALALAEKYR, encoded by the exons ATGAGTCTCTCAGCCAAGGACAAAGCCAACGTGAATGCCATCTGGGGCAAAATCCTCCCTAAATCCGATGAGATTGGAGAACAGGCTCTTTCCAG GATGCTTGTTGTCTACCCCCAGACCAAGGCCTACTTCTCCCACTGGGCTTCCGTGGCCCCCGGTTCCGCTCCAGTGAAGAAGCACGGCATCACCATCATGAATCAGATCGATGAATGTGTTGGCAACTTGGACGACCTTTTTGGTTTCTTGACCAAGCTCAGTGAACTGCACGCCACCAAGCTGAGGGTGGACCCCACCAACTTCAAG ATCCTGGCTCACAACCTGATTGTGGTCATTGCCGCCTACTTCCCCGCCGAATTCACCCCCGAGATCCATTTGTCCGTGGACAAGTTCCTGCAGCAACTGGCTCTGGCCCTGGCGGAGAAGTACCGCTAA
- the LOC139539832 gene encoding hemoglobin subunit beta: protein MVDWTDAERSAIVGLWGKISVDEIGPQALARLLIVSPWTQRHFSTFGNLSTPAAIMGNPAVAKHGKTVMHGLDRAVQNLDDIKNTYTALSVMHSEKLHVDPDNFRLLADCITVCVAAKLGPAVFNADTQEAFQKFLAVVVSALGRQYH, encoded by the exons ATGGTCGACTGGACAGATGCTGAGCGCAGTGCCATCGTAGGCCTGTGGGGAAAGATCAGCGTGGATGAGATCGGACCCCAGGCCCTGGCCAG ACTTCTGATCGTGTCTCCATGGACTCAGAGACACTTCAGCACCTTCGGCAACCTGTCCACACCCGCTGCCATCATGGGTAACCCCGCCGTGGCCAAGCACGGAAAGACCGTGATGCACGGACTGGACAGAGCTGTGCAGAACCTGGATGACATCAAGAACACCTATACAGCACTGAGTGTGATGCACTCCGAGAAACTGCACGTGGATCCCGACAACTTCAGG CTCCTCGCCGACTGCATCACCGTGTGCGTGGCCGCCAAGCTCGGTCCCGCCGTTTTCAATGCTGATACTCAGGAAGCCTTCCAGAAGTTCCTGGCTGTCGTTGTGTCCGCTCTTGGCAGACAGTACCACTAG